A genome region from Geminicoccus roseus DSM 18922 includes the following:
- a CDS encoding amidohydrolase family protein: MKLDMIVRNATLPDGHTGMDILISDGLIQAVGPSIEASGHEEIDAGGRLVTPPFVDCHFHMDATLSLGTPRLNRSGTLLEGIALWAELKPLLTQEAVIERALRYCDMAVAQGIGAIRTHVDVCDDSLTGVEALIEVRARVAPYLTLQLVAFPQDGLYRYPTAKQNLMRALDIGVDVVGGIPHFERTMEDGRRSVTELCELAAKLGRMIDLHCDESDDPHSRHVEQLAYEVQRLGLGSRATGSHLTSMHSMDNYYASKLMALIAESGMNAVCNPLINITLQGRHDTYPRRRGLTRVPELQAAGVPVAFGQDCAMDPWYSMGSGDMLEVAHMGVHAVPMTSMDQIRSAFDAVTSVPAQLMQLDGYGITPGCRADLVVLDAADPVEAVRIKPPRLYVLRAGKVIARAAPRTSSLALPGRPDAITIGRGISPA; this comes from the coding sequence TTGAAGCTCGACATGATCGTGCGCAACGCCACCCTGCCCGATGGCCACACGGGCATGGACATCCTGATCTCCGACGGGCTGATCCAGGCGGTCGGGCCGTCGATCGAGGCATCCGGCCACGAGGAGATCGACGCCGGCGGGCGGCTGGTCACCCCGCCCTTCGTCGACTGCCATTTCCACATGGACGCGACCCTGTCGCTGGGCACGCCGCGCCTGAACCGCTCCGGCACCCTGCTGGAGGGCATCGCGCTCTGGGCGGAACTCAAGCCGCTGCTCACCCAGGAGGCGGTGATCGAGCGGGCGCTGCGCTATTGCGACATGGCGGTGGCGCAAGGCATCGGCGCGATCCGCACCCATGTCGACGTGTGCGACGACAGCCTGACCGGGGTCGAGGCGCTGATCGAGGTGCGCGCCCGGGTGGCGCCCTATCTGACCCTGCAGCTGGTCGCCTTCCCGCAGGACGGCCTCTACCGCTACCCCACCGCCAAGCAGAACCTGATGCGGGCGCTGGACATCGGGGTCGACGTGGTCGGCGGCATCCCGCATTTCGAGCGCACCATGGAGGATGGCCGCCGCTCGGTCACCGAGCTGTGCGAGCTGGCCGCCAAGCTCGGGCGGATGATCGACCTGCATTGCGACGAGAGCGACGACCCGCACTCCCGCCATGTCGAGCAGCTGGCCTACGAGGTGCAGCGCCTGGGCTTAGGAAGCCGCGCCACCGGCTCGCACCTGACCTCCATGCACAGCATGGACAACTACTACGCCAGCAAGCTGATGGCGCTGATCGCCGAGAGCGGCATGAACGCGGTCTGCAACCCGCTCATCAACATCACCCTGCAGGGCCGCCACGACACCTACCCGCGCCGGCGCGGCCTGACCCGGGTGCCGGAACTGCAGGCGGCGGGCGTGCCGGTGGCGTTCGGCCAGGACTGCGCCATGGACCCCTGGTACTCGATGGGCTCCGGCGACATGCTGGAAGTGGCGCATATGGGCGTCCATGCCGTGCCGATGACCTCGATGGACCAGATCCGCTCCGCCTTCGACGCGGTGACCAGCGTTCCTGCCCAGCTGATGCAGCTGGACGGCTACGGCATCACCCCCGGCTGCCGCGCCGACCTCGTGGTGCTGGACGCCGCCGACCCGGTGGAGGCGGTACGGATCAAGCCGCCGCGCCTCTACGTGCTGCGCGCCGGCAAGGTGATCGCCCGCGCCGCCCCGCGCACCAGCAGCCTGGCTCTGCCCGGGCGCCCGGACGCGATTACGATCGGCCGGGGGATCTCGCCCGCCTGA
- a CDS encoding alpha/beta hydrolase family protein gives MTLAIVRRLVPQFGTSYGPPGDGPFPTVLVLHGSEGAWSGWSHRNAAILAAHGFLAFPFGYSIGGNAWNAGSIREVPLERTIRAMEALRAFPACSGRLALYGASRGAEHALLLSALMARDGLDSLPDAVAAHSPPDVVCGAFDGPARRDAGDPGWQPWDPAARAWTWQGSSDALLPTTPIEIERYSGPVFLSHGTADRVWSVEMTRRLERRLRAHGHQPEVHYYDGQDHIPDSDTENRHHENLLAFLARHLDG, from the coding sequence ATGACGCTTGCGATCGTCCGCCGCCTGGTGCCGCAGTTCGGCACCAGCTACGGCCCGCCCGGCGACGGGCCGTTCCCGACCGTCCTGGTGCTGCACGGCTCCGAGGGCGCCTGGTCGGGCTGGAGCCACCGCAACGCGGCGATCCTGGCGGCCCACGGCTTCCTGGCCTTCCCGTTCGGCTATTCGATCGGCGGCAACGCCTGGAACGCCGGCAGCATCCGCGAGGTGCCGTTGGAGCGCACCATCCGGGCGATGGAAGCCCTGCGCGCCTTTCCGGCCTGTTCCGGCCGCCTTGCGCTCTACGGCGCCTCGCGCGGCGCCGAGCACGCCTTGCTGCTGTCCGCCCTGATGGCGAGGGACGGGCTGGACAGCCTGCCGGACGCGGTGGCCGCGCACAGCCCGCCGGACGTGGTCTGCGGCGCCTTCGACGGTCCGGCGCGGCGTGATGCCGGCGATCCGGGCTGGCAGCCCTGGGACCCGGCCGCACGGGCCTGGACCTGGCAGGGCAGCAGCGACGCCCTGCTGCCCACCACGCCGATCGAGATCGAGCGCTATTCGGGCCCTGTGTTCCTCAGCCACGGTACGGCCGACCGGGTCTGGTCGGTGGAGATGACCCGGCGGCTGGAGCGGCGCCTGCGGGCGCATGGCCACCAGCCGGAGGTTCATTACTACGATGGCCAGGACCACATCCCGGACAGCGACACCGAGAACCGGCACCACGAGAACCTGCTGGCGTTTCTTGCCCGGCATCTGGACGGCTGA
- a CDS encoding helix-turn-helix domain-containing protein, whose protein sequence is MLTQPLLTVREVAEMLKLKESTIRQMIISGRLRAIKFGREWRVTRDDLEACLNAHATRLA, encoded by the coding sequence ATGCTCACCCAACCATTGTTGACGGTGCGCGAGGTGGCGGAGATGCTCAAACTGAAAGAGAGCACGATCCGCCAGATGATCATTTCCGGTAGACTCCGCGCGATCAAGTTCGGGCGGGAGTGGCGGGTCACCCGCGACGACCTGGAAGCCTGCCTCAATGCTCACGCGACCCGGCTGGCGTGA
- a CDS encoding ribonuclease domain-containing protein, translating to MRRSLQILLVVLVGLLPALAFGDEAELRSFGRELGLRDLDGFVDAVTTIREDGRLPDRWITKREAEELGWRPGRDLCDVAEGLSIGGDRFGNREGRLPARQGRRWTEADLDFDCGRRGAKRLVFSNDQLIYVTIDHYDTFHEVPE from the coding sequence ATGCGCCGCTCCCTGCAGATTCTCTTGGTCGTCCTGGTCGGGCTCCTGCCGGCCCTGGCGTTCGGCGACGAGGCCGAGCTGCGCTCGTTCGGGCGCGAACTCGGCCTGCGCGACCTGGACGGATTCGTCGACGCGGTCACCACGATCCGCGAGGACGGCCGCCTGCCCGACCGCTGGATCACCAAGCGCGAGGCCGAGGAGCTGGGCTGGCGCCCGGGCCGCGACCTGTGCGACGTGGCCGAGGGCCTCTCGATCGGCGGGGACCGGTTCGGCAACCGCGAGGGCCGGCTGCCCGCCCGCCAGGGCCGGCGCTGGACCGAGGCCGACCTGGACTTCGACTGCGGCCGGCGCGGCGCCAAGCGGCTGGTGTTCTCCAACGACCAGCTGATCTACGTCACCATCGACCATTACGACACGTTCCACGAAGTGCCGGAATGA
- a CDS encoding glucose 1-dehydrogenase, with protein sequence MRRIVIGAGIAARQDVFERVCTAAGMPSNSIRNLDALFDVLRTDLEGPIELVWQAGRGGGLDAVLRVLQDVAAERDDVRLVLEAAGSDFAEDGTRMRFTDKTVIVTGSAQGIGRACVEAFAAEGAKVVIADVDVDKGESFARELHGRGVQALFQQTDVGDKASVQAMVDAAVRFGGGLDVLVNNAGIIRAGEFLELDEADFDLVLRVNLKGSFLCGQAAARVMAAQGKGAIVNMSSVNGVLAIPNQTPYNVSKGGMNQLTNVMALALADKGVRVNGVGPGSILTDMLKTIMVDEAARTKVLARTPLGRCGEPEEVARVVLFLASEDAAYVTGQTVYVDGGRLGLNYTVPVQG encoded by the coding sequence ATGAGGCGGATCGTCATCGGCGCCGGGATCGCCGCGCGGCAGGACGTGTTCGAGCGCGTTTGCACCGCCGCCGGGATGCCGTCCAACAGCATCCGCAACCTGGACGCCCTGTTCGACGTGCTCCGCACCGACCTGGAGGGCCCGATCGAGCTGGTCTGGCAGGCCGGCCGCGGAGGCGGGCTGGACGCGGTCCTGCGGGTGCTGCAGGACGTGGCGGCCGAGCGGGACGATGTACGGCTGGTGCTGGAAGCGGCCGGCTCGGATTTCGCCGAGGATGGGACCAGAATGCGCTTTACCGACAAGACCGTGATCGTGACCGGCTCCGCCCAGGGCATCGGGCGCGCCTGCGTGGAGGCCTTCGCCGCCGAGGGCGCCAAGGTGGTGATCGCCGATGTCGACGTGGACAAGGGCGAGAGCTTCGCCCGGGAGCTGCACGGGCGCGGCGTGCAGGCGCTGTTCCAGCAGACCGATGTCGGCGACAAGGCCTCGGTGCAGGCGATGGTCGACGCGGCGGTCCGCTTCGGCGGCGGCCTGGACGTGCTGGTCAACAATGCCGGGATCATCCGGGCCGGCGAGTTCCTGGAGCTGGACGAAGCCGATTTCGACCTGGTGCTGCGGGTCAACCTGAAGGGTTCGTTCCTGTGCGGCCAGGCGGCCGCCCGGGTGATGGCGGCGCAGGGCAAGGGCGCCATCGTCAACATGTCCTCGGTCAACGGCGTGCTCGCGATCCCCAACCAGACCCCCTACAACGTCAGCAAGGGCGGGATGAACCAGCTCACCAACGTCATGGCGCTGGCGCTGGCCGACAAGGGCGTGCGGGTGAACGGGGTGGGGCCGGGCTCGATCCTGACCGACATGCTCAAGACCATCATGGTCGACGAGGCGGCGCGCACCAAGGTCCTGGCGCGCACCCCGCTCGGCCGCTGCGGCGAGCCCGAGGAGGTTGCCCGGGTCGTCCTGTTCCTGGCGTCCGAGGACGCCGCCTACGTGACCGGGCAGACCGTGTACGTGGATGGCGGCCGGCTCGGCCTCAACTACACGGTTCCCGTCCAGGGTTGA
- a CDS encoding cell cycle transcriptional regulator TrcR: protein MPKATAVWLVENTGLTFEQIAEFTGLHTLEIKGIADGEVNAGVRGLDPIGAGMLTRQEIDRVAKDPTARLRLQRSIADTKLGPKKKEPRYTPLSKRQDRPDAIAWLLRNHPELAEQQICKLLGTTKNTIQQVRDRTHWKSQDIRPRDPVLLGLCAQLELDDAVARARIANPKAVRSEPLPPEDIDEPRQDPIFE, encoded by the coding sequence ATGCCGAAAGCCACGGCCGTCTGGCTCGTGGAGAACACCGGGTTGACCTTCGAGCAGATTGCGGAGTTCACCGGGCTGCACACGCTCGAGATCAAGGGCATCGCCGACGGCGAGGTCAATGCCGGCGTCCGCGGCCTCGATCCCATCGGCGCCGGGATGCTGACCCGCCAGGAGATCGACCGGGTCGCCAAGGACCCGACCGCCCGGCTGCGCCTGCAGCGCTCGATCGCCGACACCAAGCTCGGCCCGAAGAAGAAGGAGCCACGCTACACGCCGCTCTCCAAGCGCCAGGACCGCCCGGACGCCATCGCCTGGCTGCTGCGCAACCACCCCGAGCTGGCCGAGCAGCAGATCTGCAAGCTGCTGGGCACCACCAAGAACACCATCCAGCAGGTGCGCGACCGCACCCACTGGAAGAGCCAGGACATCCGCCCGCGCGACCCCGTGCTGCTCGGCCTGTGCGCCCAGCTGGAGCTGGACGACGCGGTGGCGCGCGCCCGGATCGCCAACCCGAAGGCGGTCCGCTCCGAGCCGCTGCCGCCGGAGGACATCGACGAGCCCCGCCAGGACCCGATCTTCGAGTGA
- a CDS encoding NAD(P)/FAD-dependent oxidoreductase, with product MDRFDVVVIGAGIAGASAAARIAAARHVCLLEREARPGTQATGRSATMFALAYGDRATRRLAAASRAFLTDPDRPDGPLASPRGMLHVASPGQEAALRTLAEETGLPVLSAAEVIGRLPVLRPERVAGGVLDAAADAIDDHRFLQCCLRDLKAAGGELRCGAEVTAIAAEGAGFRLETSAGPIVAGWIVNAAGAWADQVAQLAGLAPLGLCALRRTALTIDPPDGQDPSRWPMAIDVAEQWYFKPEGGRLLLSPGDAAEVAPQDVQPEEWDVAVAIDRYTGLTGHEPRRIHASWAGLRSFVPDHAPVAGADPGHPRFVWLAGQGGAGFMTAPAMAEIACAAVGGGALSDELAALLPDLSPARLMAS from the coding sequence ATGGATCGTTTCGATGTCGTGGTGATCGGGGCGGGGATCGCCGGTGCCAGCGCTGCCGCAAGAATCGCCGCCGCCCGCCATGTCTGCCTCCTGGAGCGCGAGGCGCGTCCGGGCACCCAGGCGACCGGCCGCTCCGCCACCATGTTCGCCCTGGCCTATGGCGACCGCGCCACCCGCCGCCTGGCCGCGGCCAGCCGGGCCTTCCTGACCGATCCGGACCGCCCGGACGGGCCGCTCGCCAGCCCGCGCGGCATGCTGCACGTGGCCTCGCCCGGGCAGGAGGCGGCCCTGCGCACCCTGGCGGAGGAGACCGGGCTGCCGGTCCTGAGCGCAGCCGAGGTGATCGGCCGCCTGCCGGTCCTGCGCCCGGAGCGGGTGGCCGGCGGCGTGCTGGATGCCGCCGCCGACGCCATCGACGACCACCGCTTCCTGCAGTGCTGCCTGCGCGACCTGAAGGCAGCCGGCGGGGAGCTGCGCTGCGGCGCCGAGGTGACGGCGATTGCGGCCGAGGGGGCAGGCTTCCGGCTGGAGACCAGCGCGGGGCCGATCGTTGCCGGCTGGATCGTCAACGCCGCCGGTGCGTGGGCCGACCAGGTGGCGCAGCTCGCCGGCCTGGCGCCCCTGGGCCTGTGCGCGCTGCGCCGCACGGCGCTCACCATCGATCCGCCGGACGGCCAGGACCCGTCCCGCTGGCCGATGGCGATCGACGTGGCCGAGCAGTGGTACTTCAAGCCGGAAGGCGGCCGGCTGCTGCTGTCGCCGGGCGACGCCGCCGAGGTGGCGCCCCAGGACGTCCAGCCCGAGGAATGGGACGTGGCGGTGGCGATCGACCGCTACACCGGCCTCACCGGCCACGAGCCCCGGCGGATCCATGCAAGCTGGGCGGGCCTGCGCAGCTTCGTCCCGGACCACGCCCCGGTCGCCGGCGCCGATCCCGGCCATCCCCGCTTCGTCTGGCTGGCGGGGCAGGGCGGGGCCGGCTTCATGACCGCCCCGGCCATGGCGGAGATCGCTTGCGCGGCGGTCGGCGGGGGCGCCCTTTCGGACGAGCTGGCAGCGCTCCTGCCGGACCTCTCACCCGCCCGGTTGATGGCATCCTGA
- a CDS encoding M20 aminoacylase family protein has product MMRISAAVEALVPEMTAWRHHLHAHPELGYEEHGTQAFVAGKLKEFGVDEVVTGMAGTGVVGVIRGKRPGNRSIGLRADMDALPITELTGKPYASTNPGRMHACGHDGHTTMLLGAARHLSQSRDFAGSVVLIFQPAEEGGAGARKMIEDGLFERFPVEVVYGMHNWPQMPLGSFAMHRGPVMAATDEIRIEIAGKGCHAAMPHTGVDPVVAAAQLVSALQNIISRETDPMDRAVLSITAINAGSAFNVVPDTATLKGTVRTFRADTRKRVVGRIREMVEAFAKAFGVAMELHHREGYPPTINHDEQAAFGAEVAAGIVGEPNVARDQLPSMGGEDFSFMLEKVPGAYIWMGVGGAEEGRILHNAKYDFNDAALPVGVSWWTGLVERHLSAG; this is encoded by the coding sequence ATGATGCGGATATCTGCGGCGGTAGAGGCTCTCGTGCCGGAGATGACGGCCTGGCGTCACCACCTGCATGCGCATCCGGAGCTCGGCTACGAGGAGCATGGCACCCAGGCGTTCGTGGCCGGCAAGCTGAAGGAGTTCGGGGTCGACGAGGTGGTGACCGGCATGGCCGGGACCGGCGTGGTCGGCGTGATCCGCGGCAAGCGCCCCGGCAACCGCTCGATCGGCCTGCGCGCCGACATGGACGCCCTGCCGATCACCGAACTGACCGGCAAGCCCTATGCCTCGACCAATCCCGGCCGGATGCATGCCTGCGGCCATGACGGCCACACCACCATGCTGCTGGGCGCCGCCAGGCATCTGAGCCAGAGCCGCGACTTCGCCGGTTCGGTGGTGCTGATCTTCCAGCCGGCCGAGGAAGGCGGGGCCGGGGCCCGGAAGATGATCGAGGACGGGCTGTTCGAGCGCTTCCCGGTCGAGGTGGTGTACGGGATGCACAACTGGCCGCAGATGCCGCTCGGCAGCTTCGCCATGCATCGCGGCCCGGTGATGGCCGCCACCGACGAGATCCGCATCGAGATCGCCGGCAAGGGCTGCCATGCCGCCATGCCCCATACCGGCGTCGACCCGGTAGTGGCGGCGGCCCAGCTGGTCTCCGCCCTGCAGAACATCATCAGCCGCGAGACCGACCCGATGGACCGGGCGGTGCTCTCGATCACCGCGATCAATGCCGGCTCGGCCTTCAACGTCGTCCCGGACACCGCGACCCTGAAGGGCACCGTGCGCACCTTCCGCGCCGACACCCGCAAGCGCGTGGTCGGGCGGATCCGCGAGATGGTGGAGGCGTTCGCCAAGGCGTTCGGTGTCGCCATGGAGCTGCACCACCGGGAGGGCTATCCGCCCACCATCAACCATGACGAGCAGGCCGCGTTCGGCGCCGAGGTCGCGGCCGGGATCGTGGGCGAGCCGAACGTCGCCCGCGACCAGCTGCCGTCGATGGGCGGGGAGGATTTCTCGTTCATGCTGGAGAAGGTGCCGGGCGCCTATATCTGGATGGGCGTGGGCGGGGCCGAGGAAGGCCGGATCCTGCACAACGCGAAGTACGACTTCAACGACGCGGCCCTGCCGGTCGGGGTGTCGTGGTGGACCGGGCTGGTCGAGCGCCACCTCTCCGCGGGCTGA
- a CDS encoding branched-chain amino acid ABC transporter substrate-binding protein — MQRFSRRMAGAAFTAVLLASSAMAHAEIVIASAGPMTGAYAAFGEQLRRGAEQAVKDINAAGGVNGEELTLAIGDDACDPKQAVAVANDLASQGAVFVAGHFCSGSSIPAGDVYAEEGILQMSPASTNPAYTEGPFEEGVTTVFRTCGRDDQQGDFAGKWLAENYAGKNVAVVHDKSTYGKGLADLTKQFMNEGGLDEVAYEAISAGDKDFTALITKLKSQNVDAIYFGGYHTEAALIARQAAEQGLQARLLSGDALNTVEYAQLAGPASDGTRFTNAAEARNLPTAQKVVEEFKASGYDPEGYTLSTYAAVQVWAAAANEAGTTDAAKVAETLRSHRWDTVIGNIGFDEKGDLTENTYVWFEYDGGNYAQVDN, encoded by the coding sequence ATGCAGCGATTCTCCAGGCGGATGGCGGGTGCGGCGTTCACGGCCGTGCTGCTGGCCAGTTCAGCGATGGCCCATGCCGAGATCGTCATCGCCTCGGCGGGCCCGATGACCGGCGCCTACGCGGCGTTCGGCGAGCAGCTCCGCCGCGGTGCCGAGCAGGCGGTCAAGGACATCAACGCCGCCGGCGGCGTCAACGGCGAGGAGCTCACCCTGGCGATCGGCGACGACGCCTGCGATCCCAAGCAGGCGGTGGCGGTCGCCAACGACCTGGCCAGCCAGGGCGCCGTGTTCGTGGCTGGGCATTTCTGCTCGGGATCCTCGATCCCGGCCGGCGACGTGTATGCCGAGGAAGGCATCCTGCAGATGTCGCCCGCCTCGACCAACCCCGCCTACACCGAGGGCCCGTTCGAGGAAGGCGTCACCACCGTCTTCCGCACCTGCGGCCGCGACGACCAGCAGGGTGACTTCGCCGGCAAGTGGCTGGCCGAGAACTATGCCGGCAAGAACGTGGCGGTGGTCCACGACAAGTCGACCTACGGCAAGGGCCTGGCCGACCTCACCAAGCAGTTCATGAACGAGGGCGGCCTCGACGAGGTGGCCTACGAGGCGATCTCCGCGGGCGACAAGGACTTCACCGCGCTGATCACCAAGCTGAAGTCGCAGAACGTCGATGCCATCTATTTCGGCGGCTACCACACCGAGGCGGCGCTGATCGCCCGCCAGGCCGCCGAGCAGGGCCTCCAGGCGCGGCTCCTGTCCGGCGACGCGCTGAACACGGTCGAGTATGCGCAGCTGGCCGGTCCGGCCTCCGACGGCACCCGCTTCACCAACGCCGCCGAGGCCCGCAACCTGCCGACCGCGCAGAAGGTGGTCGAGGAGTTCAAGGCCAGCGGCTACGACCCGGAAGGCTACACCCTGTCGACCTATGCCGCGGTGCAGGTCTGGGCGGCCGCCGCCAACGAGGCGGGCACCACCGATGCGGCCAAGGTCGCCGAGACCCTGCGCTCGCATCGCTGGGACACGGTGATCGGCAACATCGGCTTCGACGAGAAGGGTGATCTCACCGAGAACACCTATGTCTGGTTCGAGTATGACGGCGGCAACTACGCCCAGGTCGACAACTGA
- a CDS encoding DUF6867 family protein: protein MLETLTGQSLGVFIGLTLVLAGSAAMSMGQAIAQTWRPLWQIVPYGLLLGAANRFLSYALFEEELLHVTGFLVCSAILIALAFLAYRIARTNKMVAQYPWLYERAGLFAIREHRGS from the coding sequence ATGCTGGAGACCCTGACCGGCCAGTCGCTCGGCGTGTTCATCGGCCTGACCCTGGTGCTGGCCGGATCGGCGGCCATGTCGATGGGCCAGGCGATCGCGCAGACCTGGCGCCCGCTCTGGCAGATCGTGCCCTACGGGCTGCTGCTGGGCGCGGCCAACCGGTTCCTGTCCTACGCGCTGTTCGAGGAGGAACTGCTGCACGTGACCGGCTTCCTGGTCTGCTCGGCGATCCTGATCGCGCTGGCCTTCCTGGCCTACCGGATCGCCCGCACCAACAAAATGGTCGCCCAGTATCCATGGTTGTACGAGCGCGCGGGATTGTTCGCGATCCGCGAGCATCGGGGCAGCTGA
- a CDS encoding ABC transporter ATP-binding protein → MLVIEGIHAFYGRIEALKGVSLEVKQGEIVTLIGANGAGKSTLLMTICGTPRGQGGRIVLEGTDITAMPTHHIMRRGIAQSPEGRRVFPRMTVFENLQMGAINVDPAHFDGDAKRCFELFPILERRRNQRAGTLSGGEQQMLAIARAMMARPRLLLLDEPSLGLAPLIVRQIFSVIKELNETQGVTVLLVEQNAYHALKLAHRGYVLINGQITMSGTGRGLLADPEVRRAYLEGGH, encoded by the coding sequence ATGCTGGTGATCGAGGGCATCCACGCCTTCTACGGCCGGATCGAGGCGCTCAAGGGCGTGTCCCTGGAGGTGAAGCAGGGCGAGATCGTCACCCTGATCGGCGCCAACGGGGCCGGCAAGTCGACCCTTCTGATGACGATCTGCGGCACCCCGCGCGGCCAGGGCGGCCGGATCGTGCTGGAAGGCACCGACATCACCGCCATGCCGACCCACCACATCATGCGCCGCGGCATCGCCCAGTCGCCGGAGGGCCGCCGGGTGTTCCCGCGCATGACGGTGTTCGAGAACCTGCAGATGGGGGCGATCAACGTCGATCCCGCCCATTTCGACGGCGACGCCAAGCGCTGCTTCGAGCTGTTCCCGATCCTGGAGCGCCGCCGCAACCAGCGCGCCGGCACCTTGTCGGGCGGCGAGCAGCAGATGCTGGCGATCGCCCGCGCCATGATGGCCAGGCCGCGCCTCCTGCTGCTGGACGAGCCGTCCCTGGGCCTCGCACCCTTGATCGTCCGGCAGATCTTCTCGGTGATCAAGGAACTGAACGAGACCCAGGGGGTGACGGTGCTGCTGGTCGAGCAGAACGCCTATCATGCGCTGAAGCTGGCGCATCGCGGCTACGTGCTGATCAACGGCCAGATCACCATGTCCGGAACCGGCCGGGGGCTGCTGGCCGACCCGGAGGTGCGGCGCGCCTATCTCGAAGGCGGCCATTAG